From Natrinema amylolyticum, the proteins below share one genomic window:
- a CDS encoding UPF0179 family protein, which yields MSTVTLIGSRLAEPGTEFVYEGEADACTGCPYRSQCLNLQPGTKYRVTSIRENAQTLECAMHDGGVRAVEVEPAATRANITSKGAFAGSKTSLPGTCPYVECPSHEYCEPDGVEFDEEYRIREIIGDPPHDVCHLDRSLELVELETDD from the coding sequence ATGTCGACCGTCACGCTCATCGGCTCCCGGCTGGCCGAGCCGGGAACCGAGTTCGTCTACGAGGGCGAAGCCGACGCCTGTACCGGCTGTCCCTATCGCAGTCAGTGTCTCAACCTCCAGCCCGGCACGAAGTACCGCGTCACGTCCATCCGTGAGAACGCCCAGACCCTCGAGTGCGCCATGCACGACGGCGGCGTCCGCGCCGTCGAGGTCGAACCCGCCGCGACGCGCGCGAACATCACGTCCAAGGGAGCCTTCGCCGGCAGCAAGACGAGCCTCCCCGGCACCTGTCCGTACGTCGAGTGTCCCAGCCACGAGTACTGCGAACCCGACGGCGTCGAGTTCGACGAGGAGTACCGCATTCGGGAGATCATCGGCGATCCGCCTCACGACGTCTGTCACCTCGACCGCTCGCTCGAGTTAGTCGAACTCGAGACCGACGACTGA
- a CDS encoding MFS transporter has product MRPDGGPDRSYDATGSIDGPDSTPSGRVYRGWYVVAGGFVGAFVVFGLSYAFGVFLEPIQRDLGLSRSAVSLVFSLQTVVIYLAAAVLGVLADRFGVRRLLAVGAATLAIGGLWTSRTDSYAGLLVAYGVLTAVGLGAIYVVSYATVPRWFQRRRGLATGVATAGLGIGMVAMSPAASALVGVLEWRLALLALVLAATAAVAVVTPLFADDPASSGTETGEEFPDGVPEREPPDWATYRRELAAIATSRTFLLVFSGWVLVYATLYAVLVHIVPYAGDAGLGGGTGAFALAAIGATTAVARVGIGGLADRFGRVRTFVACSAVMGASTLCLPVVDSAAGLYGFAVVFGIAYGGNGALLSPLTVDLFGTANPNAIFGLVSISFAVSGLVAPWAAGLTYDLAGTYAPAFVGAGIVGLLGAGFVAAAGTET; this is encoded by the coding sequence ATGCGTCCCGACGGTGGCCCGGATCGATCCTACGACGCGACCGGGTCGATCGACGGACCGGACTCGACCCCCAGCGGCCGCGTCTACCGCGGCTGGTACGTCGTCGCCGGGGGGTTCGTCGGCGCGTTCGTCGTCTTCGGCCTCTCCTACGCCTTCGGCGTCTTCCTCGAGCCGATTCAGCGGGACCTCGGGCTCTCCCGCTCGGCCGTCTCCCTGGTCTTCTCCCTGCAGACGGTCGTCATCTACCTCGCCGCGGCGGTTCTGGGCGTGCTCGCCGACCGGTTCGGCGTGCGGCGACTGCTGGCCGTCGGCGCGGCGACGCTCGCGATCGGCGGCCTCTGGACGAGCCGAACGGACTCGTACGCCGGGCTCCTAGTCGCCTACGGGGTCCTCACGGCGGTCGGTCTCGGTGCGATCTACGTCGTCTCCTACGCCACCGTCCCGCGGTGGTTCCAGCGTCGCCGCGGCCTCGCGACCGGCGTCGCGACCGCCGGGCTCGGCATCGGGATGGTCGCGATGTCGCCCGCCGCGAGCGCGCTCGTCGGCGTCCTCGAGTGGCGACTCGCCCTGCTCGCGCTCGTCCTCGCCGCGACGGCGGCCGTCGCGGTCGTGACGCCGCTGTTCGCCGACGATCCGGCCTCGAGCGGGACCGAGACGGGCGAGGAGTTTCCGGACGGCGTTCCGGAGCGCGAGCCGCCCGACTGGGCGACGTATCGACGAGAGCTGGCAGCGATCGCGACCTCGCGGACGTTCCTGCTGGTGTTTTCGGGCTGGGTCCTCGTCTACGCGACGCTGTACGCCGTGCTCGTTCACATCGTTCCCTACGCCGGCGACGCGGGCCTCGGCGGGGGAACGGGCGCGTTCGCGCTCGCGGCGATCGGTGCGACCACGGCCGTCGCCCGGGTCGGGATCGGCGGACTCGCCGACCGGTTCGGGCGCGTTCGGACGTTCGTCGCGTGTTCGGCCGTCATGGGAGCGTCGACGCTGTGTCTCCCGGTCGTCGACTCCGCGGCGGGCCTGTACGGCTTCGCCGTCGTCTTCGGGATCGCCTACGGGGGAAACGGGGCCCTGCTCTCGCCGCTGACGGTCGATCTGTTCGGGACGGCGAACCCGAACGCCATCTTCGGGCTCGTCTCGATTTCCTTCGCCGTCTCGGGGCTGGTCGCTCCGTGGGCCGCCGGCCTCACCTACGACCTCGCGGGGACGTACGCACCGGCGTTCGTCGGTGCAGGAATTGTCGGTCTCCTCGGTGCGGGATTCGTCGCAGCCGCTGGAACTGAGACGTAA
- a CDS encoding short-chain fatty acid transporter, whose translation MGSANRTAATGNVIERLGNRIANVVERWMPSPFLFAIILSYVVFVVGMLVEGQGPTEMVQHWYDGFWAFLTFAMQMVLIIMTGFVIAYHPRVNDGLQRLAAIPNSSKQAVVLVGVVSMVLAWVHWGLSLVVGAIFAREMGKAAYREGITVHYPLLCVAGYMGLGLTWHWGLSGSAPLLLATSGNEFIELGVIDEPVSTAATVFSGYALALTALSILFAATVLYLLTPSAERSREITEYIPEDELFESATDGGVDDTASDEMIATDQRRDDRVPAERIDNSRLLGGVIALTGVAVIVWEFATRGLDALDLNVLNFGFLFAGLAIYTRPALYRDRFGDAADAAAGIILLFPFFAGIQGMMSGSGLAETMAEGLLAISTPETFPVIAWLTAAVVNLFVPSGGGEWIVLGPPVLEAAQEVGVPVGQATIAYAVGDAHTNLLNPFWALPLLAITKIRAREMFGYAVTMLLALIPFLAVVLLLLPY comes from the coding sequence ATGGGGTCTGCAAACAGAACGGCGGCGACCGGTAACGTCATCGAACGGTTGGGGAACCGAATCGCGAACGTGGTCGAGCGGTGGATGCCGAGTCCGTTCCTGTTCGCGATCATCCTGTCCTACGTCGTGTTCGTGGTCGGGATGCTCGTCGAGGGACAGGGACCGACGGAGATGGTCCAACACTGGTACGACGGGTTCTGGGCGTTTCTGACCTTCGCGATGCAGATGGTGTTGATCATCATGACCGGATTCGTGATCGCCTATCATCCGCGGGTCAACGACGGACTCCAGCGGCTGGCGGCCATTCCGAACTCCAGTAAACAGGCCGTCGTTCTGGTCGGCGTGGTTTCGATGGTGCTTGCCTGGGTTCACTGGGGACTGAGCCTGGTCGTCGGCGCGATCTTCGCGCGGGAGATGGGCAAGGCCGCCTACCGAGAGGGGATCACGGTCCACTACCCGCTGCTCTGCGTGGCGGGCTACATGGGGCTGGGACTCACGTGGCACTGGGGACTCTCCGGCTCGGCGCCCCTCCTGCTCGCGACGTCGGGCAACGAGTTCATCGAACTCGGCGTCATCGACGAACCCGTCAGCACCGCCGCGACGGTCTTCAGCGGCTACGCGCTCGCGCTCACCGCGCTGTCGATCCTCTTCGCGGCGACCGTGCTCTACCTGCTGACCCCCTCGGCGGAGCGCTCGCGGGAGATCACCGAGTACATTCCCGAAGACGAGTTGTTCGAGTCGGCGACCGACGGCGGCGTCGACGACACTGCGTCGGACGAGATGATCGCAACGGATCAGCGACGCGACGACCGCGTTCCCGCCGAGCGGATCGACAACAGTCGGCTTCTGGGCGGCGTCATCGCGCTGACCGGCGTCGCGGTGATCGTCTGGGAGTTCGCGACCAGAGGGCTAGACGCGCTGGATCTGAACGTCCTGAACTTCGGGTTCCTGTTCGCCGGGCTCGCGATCTACACCCGCCCGGCGCTCTACCGCGACCGGTTCGGCGACGCCGCGGACGCCGCCGCGGGGATCATCCTCCTGTTCCCGTTCTTCGCGGGGATTCAGGGAATGATGAGCGGCTCCGGGCTGGCGGAAACGATGGCCGAGGGCCTCCTCGCGATTTCGACCCCCGAGACGTTCCCGGTCATCGCGTGGCTCACGGCCGCGGTCGTCAACCTCTTCGTCCCCTCCGGCGGCGGCGAGTGGATCGTCCTCGGGCCGCCCGTCCTCGAGGCCGCACAGGAGGTCGGGGTGCCGGTCGGCCAGGCGACGATCGCCTACGCGGTCGGGGACGCCCACACCAACCTGCTGAACCCGTTCTGGGCGCTGCCGCTGCTCGCGATCACAAAGATCCGGGCGCGAGAGATGTTCGGCTACGCCGTCACGATGCTGCTCGCGCTGATTCCGTTCCTGGCCGTCGTCTTGCTCCTGCTGCCGTACTGA
- a CDS encoding winged helix-turn-helix transcriptional regulator encodes MSSPQTKSREQHDDACPVIASLEQIGSQWRLAVLHELLDGEQRFNELKRSTGANARTLSRVLDDLGEMGFVERRIEEDAPVATYYSLTDKGESLEPVFGEIECWAGSWLEDSALEAE; translated from the coding sequence ATGTCATCCCCGCAAACGAAATCCCGCGAGCAACACGACGACGCCTGCCCCGTCATCGCCTCCCTCGAGCAGATCGGCTCCCAGTGGCGGCTGGCGGTGCTCCACGAACTGCTGGACGGCGAACAGCGGTTCAACGAACTGAAGCGATCGACCGGCGCGAACGCCCGAACTCTCTCGCGCGTGCTCGACGACCTCGGCGAGATGGGCTTCGTCGAACGCCGCATCGAGGAGGACGCCCCCGTCGCGACCTACTACAGCCTCACCGACAAGGGCGAGTCCTTAGAGCCGGTCTTCGGCGAGATCGAGTGCTGGGCCGGCTCCTGGCTCGAGGACAGCGCGCTCGAGGCCGAGTAA
- a CDS encoding flavin reductase family protein produces the protein MTETDSENGERAGSLEIDVDDRDGSLYRVLSSAVVPRPIAWVSTRSEDGIDNLAPYSFFTVASVEPPVLLFAPVDGADGLKDTPRNARDTGEFVVNLVTEEFADAMNETSATLPAGESEFDRADLERADSSAVDPPRVAGAKVAFECTLHDLVDVGGSTLVLGEVRHVHLEESVTSDGKIDVDEIEAVGRLAGSLYARTEDRFSLERPP, from the coding sequence ATGACGGAGACCGATTCCGAGAACGGCGAGCGGGCCGGGAGCCTCGAGATCGACGTCGACGACCGGGACGGATCGCTGTATCGGGTGCTCTCGAGCGCGGTCGTCCCCCGGCCGATCGCGTGGGTGAGCACGCGCAGCGAGGACGGGATCGATAACCTCGCGCCGTACAGTTTCTTCACCGTCGCGTCGGTCGAGCCGCCGGTCCTGTTGTTCGCACCCGTCGACGGTGCGGACGGGCTCAAGGACACCCCGCGAAACGCCCGCGACACCGGCGAGTTCGTCGTCAACCTCGTCACCGAGGAGTTCGCCGACGCGATGAACGAGACCAGCGCCACGCTGCCCGCCGGCGAGAGCGAGTTCGATCGCGCCGACCTCGAGCGGGCCGACTCGAGCGCGGTCGACCCGCCGCGGGTCGCGGGTGCGAAGGTAGCCTTCGAGTGCACCCTCCACGACCTCGTCGACGTCGGCGGCTCGACGCTCGTGCTCGGCGAGGTCCGCCACGTCCACCTCGAGGAATCGGTGACCTCCGACGGAAAGATCGACGTGGACGAAATCGAGGCCGTCGGCCGGCTCGCGGGGAGTCTGTACGCGCGGACCGAGGATCGGTTCTCGCTCGAGCGGCCGCCGTAG
- a CDS encoding Mn2+/Fe2+ transporter has translation MPSERRTEAKRVIVAVLGVFTTIGIVGAGQEADLGIAVTWVWMGIGLSVTYLLYRVVLTLEQFVDSP, from the coding sequence ATGCCCTCCGAGAGACGTACTGAAGCCAAACGCGTAATAGTCGCTGTACTCGGCGTTTTCACGACTATCGGCATCGTCGGTGCCGGTCAGGAAGCCGACCTGGGAATCGCCGTGACGTGGGTTTGGATGGGTATCGGACTATCCGTAACGTATCTTCTCTACAGAGTCGTTCTCACACTGGAGCAGTTCGTCGATTCCCCCTAA
- a CDS encoding SRPBCC family protein, giving the protein MTRVRTATTPDGRRLEVSHVLSVPAADAWDALVDTTQWPEWSPLVNGVEATDRRIRTDTTGRIRIPGAWLPFRITACTARRWTWRVTGIPAAAHRVDDLGSDQCRIAFELPLHGTGYVPVCLRALENLESLLEGDSTVQ; this is encoded by the coding sequence ATGACTCGAGTCCGGACCGCGACGACGCCGGACGGCCGCCGCCTCGAGGTCTCGCACGTCCTGTCCGTCCCCGCGGCCGACGCCTGGGATGCCCTCGTCGACACGACCCAGTGGCCCGAGTGGTCGCCCCTCGTCAACGGCGTCGAGGCGACGGACCGCCGAATTCGGACGGACACGACTGGCCGGATTCGAATCCCCGGAGCCTGGCTGCCGTTCCGGATCACCGCGTGTACGGCGCGCCGGTGGACCTGGCGCGTGACGGGGATTCCGGCCGCGGCTCATCGCGTCGACGACCTCGGCTCCGATCAGTGCCGGATCGCCTTCGAACTCCCGCTTCACGGGACGGGATACGTCCCCGTCTGTCTGCGGGCGCTGGAGAACCTCGAGTCGCTGCTCGAGGGCGATAGCACGGTTCAGTAG
- a CDS encoding DUF7509 family protein produces the protein MRQRIIENLPRDVGDSDALSPVDRERFLVYVMGPYRTFDVEALLPDDAEPTDDALPSFATWNERSGAYAEDDVLRLLQETRDCLRDRGFNAFLAIDVGIELDAMDAATQSIEFARASNATAFVAPAVGDNLGVGIEIGSVLEDMLGGRERDGDPAETASARRAERFMVATEPDVRSAMLGAVQTRWDGSVRTFDDADDLCRVCAQFCTHIQNEEVYGDLPRRK, from the coding sequence ATGCGGCAGCGCATTATCGAGAACCTCCCGCGGGACGTCGGCGATTCCGACGCGCTTTCGCCCGTCGATCGGGAGCGGTTTCTGGTGTACGTGATGGGCCCGTACCGGACGTTCGACGTCGAAGCGCTCCTCCCGGACGACGCCGAACCCACCGACGACGCCCTCCCATCGTTCGCGACGTGGAACGAACGGAGCGGTGCGTACGCGGAAGACGACGTCCTTCGATTACTTCAGGAGACACGTGACTGTCTCCGAGATCGAGGGTTCAACGCGTTCCTCGCGATCGACGTCGGTATCGAGTTGGACGCGATGGACGCGGCGACGCAGAGCATCGAGTTCGCCAGAGCGAGCAACGCGACCGCGTTCGTCGCACCGGCCGTCGGCGACAACCTCGGCGTCGGAATCGAAATCGGAAGCGTCCTTGAGGACATGCTCGGTGGCCGCGAGCGGGACGGCGATCCAGCCGAGACGGCGTCGGCACGACGCGCCGAACGGTTCATGGTCGCGACGGAACCGGACGTCCGAAGCGCGATGCTCGGCGCCGTCCAGACGCGATGGGATGGGAGCGTCCGGACGTTTGACGATGCCGACGATCTGTGTCGGGTGTGCGCGCAGTTCTGCACGCATATCCAGAACGAAGAGGTGTACGGCGACCTCCCGCGGCGAAAGTGA
- a CDS encoding winged helix-turn-helix domain-containing protein, with protein MADATDRNAGEGVRRPEPPLPENSGLTLEEYLDMQRAIGHPIRYQLLRTLVANDELSASAFNDAVDVASHNFHYHLDELVDVGLIDKRQRRTPDSSGFYTYYRPTAMGRGILEHGVDELMRREREFNETYA; from the coding sequence ATGGCAGACGCAACCGATCGGAACGCGGGCGAGGGCGTCCGGCGGCCGGAGCCGCCGCTGCCGGAGAACAGCGGGCTGACGCTCGAGGAGTATCTCGACATGCAGCGGGCGATTGGGCATCCGATCCGCTATCAGTTGCTACGGACGCTCGTCGCGAACGACGAACTGAGCGCCTCGGCGTTCAACGACGCCGTCGACGTCGCGTCCCACAACTTCCACTACCATCTCGACGAACTGGTCGACGTCGGGCTGATCGACAAACGACAGCGGCGGACCCCCGACAGCAGCGGCTTCTACACGTACTATCGGCCCACTGCGATGGGACGCGGAATCCTCGAGCACGGCGTCGACGAGCTGATGCGACGCGAGCGCGAGTTCAACGAGACCTACGCCTGA
- a CDS encoding ABC transporter ATP-binding protein gives MAILDVDDLRKEYGGFTAVEGSSFEIERGEVFGVVGPNGAGKTTTLKMLAGLIEPTDGTAVVAGHTPGDAEMQRRLGFLPEESPLYEEMTAIGYLEFFADLYDVPGDVARERIRDSLDRLDLEHRKRRIGNMSKGMQRKVAIARALVNDPDVLIFDEPASGLDPLTTNYIIEFTRELSDEGKTIVFSAHNLFHVESICDRIVIMNDGRIVARGTLEAIRDAHGGTEYHVYATADGSDGLAAAHGRVEVTRENGQVRHVVADMTAVDALRESVEAAGGRVTDIQTQTPSLEEIFLEVASEPDGEAEA, from the coding sequence ATGGCGATACTCGATGTCGACGATCTCCGGAAGGAGTACGGCGGGTTCACCGCGGTCGAGGGCAGTTCCTTCGAGATCGAGCGCGGCGAGGTCTTCGGCGTCGTCGGCCCCAACGGCGCGGGCAAGACGACGACGCTGAAGATGCTGGCCGGGCTGATCGAACCCACCGACGGCACCGCCGTCGTCGCCGGCCACACGCCCGGTGACGCCGAGATGCAACGGCGACTCGGCTTCCTCCCCGAGGAGTCCCCGCTCTACGAGGAGATGACCGCGATCGGCTACCTCGAGTTCTTCGCCGATCTCTACGACGTTCCCGGAGACGTTGCCCGCGAGCGGATCCGCGACTCGCTGGACCGGCTCGATCTCGAGCACCGAAAGCGGCGGATCGGCAACATGTCGAAGGGGATGCAGCGAAAGGTCGCGATCGCTCGAGCCCTGGTGAACGATCCCGACGTGCTGATCTTCGACGAGCCGGCGTCGGGGCTGGACCCCCTGACGACCAACTACATCATCGAGTTCACCCGCGAGCTGAGCGACGAGGGGAAGACGATCGTCTTCAGCGCGCACAACCTCTTTCACGTCGAGAGCATCTGCGACCGGATCGTCATCATGAACGACGGCCGGATCGTCGCCCGCGGCACGCTCGAGGCGATCCGGGACGCCCACGGCGGCACCGAGTACCACGTCTACGCGACCGCCGACGGCAGCGACGGGCTCGCGGCCGCCCACGGTCGCGTCGAGGTCACGCGCGAGAACGGACAGGTCCGCCACGTCGTCGCCGATATGACCGCCGTCGACGCCCTCCGGGAGAGCGTCGAGGCGGCCGGCGGCCGCGTGACCGACATCCAGACGCAGACGCCGAGCCTCGAGGAGATCTTCCTCGAAGTCGCGAGCGAACCGGACGGGGAGGCCGAGGCGTGA
- a CDS encoding ABC transporter permease, translating to MSDGRLRGILRRTARIARWEVVRSAGTVDRKTVAVLVVMGLAIGTAGFSVSDDGLGLEREIYVVGVDEDSRYYDVAVDSEQFRPVPLADIEIESEDEANVDVVVMRDGRIGHVGENGEAAYDTFRDAVAEYNAKLMDEESDQAAAYPVHVSLEYRDRDHARSSASGTGDGEGTEGGTDDVGGDGTEEDTGDVGGSAGPGDSESTADGTGGDDPLQVPTGGGGSTASTTAGTPGSIAPPFPFESLVLAFLFVVPMNFVIQAYGSTIMDERVKRRGELLLVSPASRHEIVAGKTLPYLLGLVGVVVAIARVIGGGPIAVAAALPIALLFLAATFVGAMFARSFKELTFVTVTISVALTTYTFVPAVFTDVTPIALISPLTLIVMDLQGESVRLGEYLFSTGPFYLSAAVCFLLGIGVYREEDMFAQKPIPTKVLDAIANRVRGRRSIPLLSILFIPFVFASQLLSVALLFAVPQSIAVPLVVVAAATVEEIAKSVHVYAGVTRSRFDATLRMAVVVGALSGAGFFVGEKLTHVVQFVGLPDLPVGTAAFGPAVSSDPLILVAVFLAPLALHVATAVCSAIGASRGRNGYVLGLLTAVLVHVAYNLGVIVLVA from the coding sequence GTGAGCGACGGCCGTCTCCGCGGAATTCTCCGCCGAACGGCCCGGATCGCCCGCTGGGAAGTCGTCCGGAGCGCGGGCACCGTCGACCGGAAGACGGTAGCGGTCCTCGTGGTGATGGGGCTGGCGATCGGAACCGCCGGATTCTCGGTGAGTGATGACGGACTCGGCCTCGAGCGGGAGATCTACGTCGTCGGCGTCGACGAGGACAGCCGGTACTACGACGTCGCCGTCGACAGCGAGCAGTTCCGGCCGGTCCCGCTCGCGGACATCGAGATCGAGAGCGAGGACGAGGCGAACGTAGACGTCGTCGTCATGCGGGACGGCCGGATCGGACACGTCGGCGAGAACGGGGAGGCAGCTTACGATACCTTTCGGGACGCCGTCGCGGAGTACAACGCGAAGCTGATGGACGAGGAGAGCGATCAGGCGGCCGCGTATCCGGTACACGTCTCCCTCGAGTACCGGGACCGAGATCACGCCCGGTCGTCGGCGTCGGGGACGGGCGACGGTGAGGGAACCGAGGGGGGCACGGACGATGTCGGCGGTGACGGGACCGAGGAGGACACGGGCGACGTCGGCGGATCGGCCGGTCCCGGAGACAGTGAGAGCACTGCCGACGGGACCGGCGGGGACGACCCCCTGCAGGTACCGACCGGCGGCGGCGGGTCGACGGCGTCGACGACGGCCGGAACGCCCGGTTCGATCGCGCCGCCGTTCCCCTTCGAGTCGCTCGTCCTCGCGTTCCTGTTCGTCGTGCCGATGAACTTCGTCATTCAGGCCTACGGGAGCACGATCATGGACGAGCGAGTCAAGCGGCGAGGCGAACTCTTGCTCGTCTCGCCGGCGTCGCGCCACGAGATCGTCGCGGGGAAGACGCTGCCGTACTTGCTCGGGCTCGTGGGCGTCGTCGTCGCGATCGCGCGAGTGATCGGCGGCGGTCCGATCGCGGTCGCCGCGGCGCTGCCGATCGCCCTGCTCTTCCTGGCGGCGACGTTCGTCGGTGCGATGTTCGCCCGCTCGTTCAAGGAACTCACGTTCGTGACGGTCACGATCAGCGTCGCGCTGACGACGTACACGTTCGTTCCGGCGGTCTTCACCGACGTGACCCCGATCGCGCTGATATCGCCGCTGACGCTGATCGTGATGGACCTCCAGGGCGAGTCGGTTCGGCTAGGGGAGTACCTGTTCTCGACCGGTCCGTTCTATCTCAGCGCGGCCGTCTGCTTCCTGTTGGGAATCGGCGTCTACCGCGAGGAGGACATGTTCGCCCAGAAACCGATTCCAACGAAAGTCCTCGATGCGATCGCGAATCGCGTCCGCGGCCGGCGGAGTATCCCGCTGCTGTCGATCCTCTTCATCCCCTTCGTTTTCGCCAGTCAACTCCTCTCCGTCGCGCTGCTGTTTGCCGTTCCGCAGTCGATCGCCGTCCCGCTGGTCGTCGTCGCCGCCGCGACGGTCGAAGAGATCGCGAAGAGCGTCCACGTCTACGCCGGCGTCACCCGCTCGCGGTTCGACGCGACGCTGCGGATGGCCGTCGTAGTGGGCGCGCTCTCGGGGGCCGGCTTCTTCGTCGGCGAGAAGCTCACCCACGTCGTCCAGTTCGTCGGGCTTCCGGACCTGCCCGTCGGCACCGCCGCCTTCGGCCCGGCCGTCTCGAGCGATCCGCTGATACTCGTCGCAGTCTTCCTCGCGCCGCTGGCCTTGCACGTCGCGACGGCCGTCTGCTCGGCGATCGGCGCGAGCCGCGGTCGGAACGGCTACGTCCTCGGCCTCCTCACGGCGGTGCTCGTTCACGTGGCCTACAATCTGGGGGTGATCGTCCTTGTCGCGTGA